The sequence GTTCATCTTCAAGTACTCACCGGCGGCGGGGATTTCGACGTCGTACGACAACTCCGAGCCGAAGTCCCAGCCCAGGAGGCCCGCTCCCGCGGCGGCGCGGGTGAGCACCGCCGCGCCGGCCGCGTCGCCGAAGAACACCCTCGTGGTGCGGTCGGCCGGGTCGGTCACCCGCGACGCGCAGTCCGCCGCCAGGACCAGGACCGTCCGCGCCGCCGACGTCTGCAGCAGGTGCGCGCCCAGGAACAGCGCCTGGACGCCGTTCGCGCACGCCGCCTGCGTGACGTCGAGGGGCAGCGCGCGGTCCGCGCCGAGCAGTTCCTTCACGATCAGCGCCGTCGAGGGCAACGGCTGGTCGTAGGTGTACGTCCCGACGATGATCGCGTCGAGGTCGCGCGGCGAGACGCCGGCCGCGGCCAGGGCGGGGTGCGCCGCGGCCGCGCACATGTCCGAAGTGGCGCGGTCCGGCGCGAGGCGGCGGCGGGCGCGGATGCCGGTGCGGCTGACGATCCACTCGTCCGACGTGTCCAGCGTCGCCGCGAGTTCGGCGTTCGTCACGACCTGCGGGGGCAGGTGCACGCCGGTGCCCGTGATGGCCACCGGGACCGGGAGCGCCGTCATCGCGCACCGCCCGCGTAGACGTCGCGCGAGGGGTGCAACTGCTGGTCGAGGTCGGTGTAGAACCGGCCCGACCCGCACGGCCGGCCGAGCAGGATGCGGCGGGCCGCCTCCCCGCACAGCGCGCCGCCGAGCGCCACCCCCGAAGCCAGCTGCGGCCAGCTGCTCAAGGTACGGCCCAGTTCACCGAACGACGCCGCCAGCTCCGGGCTGATCCGGCCCGCGTCCACCATGGCCAGGATCAGCTCGGTCCGGGACTTCGCGGTCAGCTCCAGGACGTCGACCGACTTCACGTCGCCGAGCAGGCCGTGCAGCAGCGGGCGGTCGGGTTCGCGGTCGAACCGCTCGACGTCGAGCATGCCGCGGTCGTTGCAGTCCATCACGACCGGCACGCCGAGGTCGCGGGCGTACTCGCGCGCCGCGATCTTCACCCACGGCGTGTCGCACTCCTCGACGAGCAGGTCGAGCCCGCCGGCGAAGAACCGCTCGATCGTCTCCGGGGTCAGCCCGGCCCGCTCGATCTCGATGTCGAGGTAGGGGTCGATCTCGAACATCTGCCGCGCCGAGAGCACCGCCTTGTTGACGCCGAGGTCGTGCAGCCCGCCGCGCAGCCGGTTCAGGTTGGACAGCCCGAAGTCGTCGAAGTCGGCCAGCTTGAACGCGCCGCCGATGCCCTCCAGCGCGAAGGTCAGCGCCGCGCTGTTGCCGACCGACAGACCGATTACGCCGATCCGCTTGCCGAACAACCGTCGCTGCTCGGGCCGCTCGATGCGGCCGCGGTTGCGGTCGGTGCGCACGAGCCGGAACTCCTCGCGCGGCAGCACGTGCACCAGCCGCCCCGACCACGGGTACCACGCCCAGGTGCCGTACTCCCACGGCTCGGCACCCGCCAGCTGTTCACGCTTCTTGCGCTCGACCTCGACGGCGTCGCGGCACGCCGGTTCGCGGCTGCGGACCAGCTCGGTGAGCTGCTCGTCGATCGTGTCGTGGACTTCGCGGACGTCGCCGGACGCCAGCAGCGCGTCGAGATCGGCCGCGGTGTGCAGGACCGGCCGGAACGTGTCGCGATCGGGCGCGGCGGTACCGGTCAGCGTGACCGGGGAGGTGCGGCGCGCGGGCGGCACGGGGAGCAGCGGGCCCGGGCCCGCCGCGGCGATGACCGGGAACTCGTCGCGCAACCGGGTGATCAGGTCGTGGTGCTGCCCGCCGCCGTCGGCGACGCGGTGGAGCATGATCACGACGTCTTCGGTGTACTGCGGCACGTAGCGGCGGGTACCGCGGACGGGCCGGAAGCCGAAGCGCTCGTGGAAGCGGTCCTGGCCGTCCTTCGTGCCGGAGGTGCCGATCATCGCCCGTGCGCCGAGGTGGTGTGCCGCGCCGATGGCCAGTGCGTTCAGGTGGAGGCCGAGCCCGAGCTTGCGGGCGCGGTGCTCGACCACGAGCCTGCTGTGCTCGAACACCTCGCCTTCCGGAAAGCCTTCGGCCGCGAGGAGTTCTTCGTAGCCTTCGTCGCCGAGGAAGTCGCGGGACTGGAAGCGCGCGCCGGTGTCCGGTGTGGACAGCCGGATGTAGCCCAGCGGCGGGCCGCCGGGACTGCGCCGCGCGAGGAAGTGCCAGGCGCCGAAGTCGAGGTCCTGGTCGTCGGCGTGGGTGCCGTCCGCGCGGCGGAACGCGGGGCGGCGGCCGTGGTCGAACAGGATGCGGGCGCGCAGCGCGCGAACGGCGTCGAGCAGCGAGTGGTCGCC is a genomic window of Amycolatopsis lexingtonensis containing:
- a CDS encoding ThiF family adenylyltransferase, which produces MTHLNHPGLPEPAPDTPDWHVTAFRGPRPGDGDHSLLDAVRALRARILFDHGRRPAFRRADGTHADDQDLDFGAWHFLARRSPGGPPLGYIRLSTPDTGARFQSRDFLGDEGYEELLAAEGFPEGEVFEHSRLVVEHRARKLGLGLHLNALAIGAAHHLGARAMIGTSGTKDGQDRFHERFGFRPVRGTRRYVPQYTEDVVIMLHRVADGGGQHHDLITRLRDEFPVIAAAGPGPLLPVPPARRTSPVTLTGTAAPDRDTFRPVLHTAADLDALLASGDVREVHDTIDEQLTELVRSREPACRDAVEVERKKREQLAGAEPWEYGTWAWYPWSGRLVHVLPREEFRLVRTDRNRGRIERPEQRRLFGKRIGVIGLSVGNSAALTFALEGIGGAFKLADFDDFGLSNLNRLRGGLHDLGVNKAVLSARQMFEIDPYLDIEIERAGLTPETIERFFAGGLDLLVEECDTPWVKIAAREYARDLGVPVVMDCNDRGMLDVERFDREPDRPLLHGLLGDVKSVDVLELTAKSRTELILAMVDAGRISPELAASFGELGRTLSSWPQLASGVALGGALCGEAARRILLGRPCGSGRFYTDLDQQLHPSRDVYAGGAR
- a CDS encoding 3-oxoacyl-ACP synthase III family protein, with the protein product MTALPVPVAITGTGVHLPPQVVTNAELAATLDTSDEWIVSRTGIRARRRLAPDRATSDMCAAAAHPALAAAGVSPRDLDAIIVGTYTYDQPLPSTALIVKELLGADRALPLDVTQAACANGVQALFLGAHLLQTSAARTVLVLAADCASRVTDPADRTTRVFFGDAAGAAVLTRAAAGAGLLGWDFGSELSYDVEIPAAGEYLKMNGRAVWNTATRCLPDSILRAADHAGVPVEEITHFFLHQANLNILTAALDKLSIPRDRAPITVDTLGNTGSAGVFTALHTRFGSGAVSPGDTYVVSSIGAGFQWGTLCFRHG